The nucleotide sequence CCTGTTGGTGattgatgtaaaataaatgctaaaaagacTATTTTATGAGTGTGGATCATGGTCTCTTAGGatactatgaaaaataatgtttaataaacagaaatgaatCTGCTGGTGGGGGCGGAGCCACAAATCCGTTAGTTTATAAATccgagggaacggattgcgaaagtgtgcgcacggattatgaattcgtgggtacggattcaaaaaccgagggtacagtttacaaaatctgagcgcacggattggaaattcgtgggtacggTTTGTTAATCCGTGGGCatgatttgttaaaccgagggaacagtttaagaattcgtgagcacggtttataaactgacGGGACGGATTAcaaaaccgtcgccacggattgattttttttctcctacaggtgacgtgcaGGGCTCCGTAGTACGGCGTTTCGTCCACACCGAATCCGGCGCTTTGGAAGAGTGAAAccgatgttttttgaaaccgggtcccagagtgaataaatctgaaaacgctGCCTTTGtgttttcgtctggacggcgaaTTCGTATATTTTCTGATAggatgaagtcatcagcccacgtctcgccctaatcagacaccggTATGTcacgtaatagcaacaaaaacatgaacaaacactgaacgattgtcttgttattaactaacattaacacagattaataaatgaattgttccatgttcgtttgtgtaccacgcgcaaggtttatgcgcgtagtccaagtcttcttctccgtttttagtgtatctctgtggcagaattacagcgccacatactggtctggaaTGTATACTACATggttttgcggtttcgtgtggacgcagatatttcttgagacgaggggaaaaatatcggattggggtaagctccgtctccgtgtggacggggcgaAGAAGTAACAggtacttacggttatggatagaaatgtagcggagtaaagagtacaatatttgcctctcaaatgtacttgagtaaagtcatgagtactccccaaaaatgatactcgagtaaagtacagatccctcaaaattgtacttaagtactgtactcaagtaaatgtactccgttactgtcctgCTCTGGTAATTATAGATATTTGTACAAAATTTTGGTTCTAGCACACATACAATTTTTCTGTATTGAACCACTGTTAATGCATTGACAACATCTAAGAGCATTTTTCACATAAACGATTTGTAGAGACATACATTATCTGATTATTACAgatttgtaaaggtttttttttaggttccTGTACATTTTAGGTGCTgtcagtatgtatatatatattatttgtctgCATATatccaaacatacaaaaaactttATGTACAAATACCTACAAAATCTAATAAGCATGAAAACTgaaagcagtacaactgttttacAATTGAAATTTTTAAGctgaaaatgctattttttattacCCATTTTAGATCCATTCTGGGACACAATTTGATAAAATTTGCCAGGTCAGATCAGAGTTATACGGCTCCATGGTGAAGAATGAGTGCTGTCCAAGCTGGTCTCTGGGAAACTACTTGGCTGTTCTTAACAACATTTCTTCCTGCTTTAGTCTGACTGCACAGCAGGTATCTGAAAGCCTTAGCCTGCTCAGATTCTGTGCCCCTTACTATCATGATGGAAGCCTGGCTGCATCATGTACTGAGAGGAGTAAATTTGGCCGCTGTGCATCCATTCCACACCGCTGTAAACTGTCAAGCATCTTCCAGATTCTCCATTACCTTGTGGACAAAGACTTCCTGGGGCCACAGACGGTTGAATACAAGGTTCCTTCCCTAAAATATAGCATGGTTTTTTTACCAGTGAAAAAAGGAGATCCACTTATGAAAATTTATTTGGACCATTTAGAGGGTCATGAActcacatacaataacaccaccaTAACAGGAATGGATTTGggaattaaacaaaaacttttcaagTATTACTTGGCTCGGGACTCTGTCTATCCTGTTCTTGCAGCTCTTGCACTTTTGTTCACAATGGGACTATATCTCAAATCACTATTTATAGCAGCAATGTCACTGGTTGCTGTTATATTATCACTTTCCACCTCATATTTTTTCTACAAAGTTGCATTTCGCTTGACATTTTTTCCACTCCTCAATCTTGCATCAGTCCTTGTGCTTTTGGGAAGCTGTCTGAATCAAGCCCTGACTTTTGTTGATTTCTGGAAACTGCAGCTGAGCCAAAATCCTCCAGCTGTCCCTAAAAAGAGAATGAACAGGGTTTTACAGGAAATGGGATACTTGATATTAGTGTCGGGTCTGACATCTAGCATCACGTTTTACTCAGGCTACATAAGCAGCATCACTGCAGTGAGATGCTACGCTGTATATCTTGGCAGTGCCTCATTAATCAACACATTATTTGCTCTCATTTGGCTTCCGTGCACCCTCATTTTGCAAGAACGCTATGCTGTGCAGGCTTCAAACCCTGTAGCGAAGGCAGCTTGGAAGCCCTGCTGCTCCAAAAATACGGGTGGATTCTGGGAGACAAGTTCAAGAAAGCGTTGTCTGTTTACCTTGAGACAGAAGCTTCGGATGTTAGGGCGAGGGTTTTCGGACACATCAAACCTGCTTTTTTTGAAGATCCTGCCTTGTGGAGTGGTGAAATTCCGATATATATGGATCTGCTGGTTTGCAGTGCTTGCAGCCGGAGGAACGTACATATCATGTGTAGACCCTGGCATGAAACTGCCAACTTCAGACAGCAGAACTACTCAGCTGTTCCGCTCCAGTCATCCCTTTGAGAGATATGATGCTGAATATCGCCACCAGTTCATGTTTGAGCGAATGAAACAGGGTGAAGATGAACCCATGTTGATGACTCTAATTTGGGGCATCATTCCATCAGATGATGGTGACCACTTCGATCCAAAAAGTAATGGATCTTTAGCTCTTGATCCAGGATTTAATATGAGCAGCCTCCAAGCCCAGCTGTGGTTGCGGGATCTGTGTGGAAAAATTCAAAACCAGAGCTTCTATTCTCCATTATCAGCTGACCAAGAAACAGTAGAAGACAATGTGTGTTTTGTGGAACAATTGATTCACTGGGTTTCTATACGTCGCTGTTCCGAAAGCGAGGACGCGTTTAGCTTCTGCTGCAATAATATTCCCTTTCCATTCCCCCCAAGTGTTTTCGAGCAGTGTCTTAGCATGATGGTGGCAGAGCAGCATGCAGAAGGGTACTCACCCAGTGCTGGAGGCCTAAGGTTTGACTCGGAAGGTCGAATCACTGCCCTTGTTGTAATATTTAAGACTGAACAACTTTACAGCTTCAACTTCAGCAGGATGTCTCAGTTCTACCAAGAGGTCTTATCGTGGTTTAATGGGGAAATCTCCAAGGCTCCAGTGGGACTGCAGAAAGGATGGTTTGTAAGTCAACTAGGATTATATGACCTCCAGCAATGCTTAAGTTCAGAGACTTTGGAGGTGGCAGGCTTTTCAGTAGCTCTCACATTTGTACTACTCTTACTAATGACATGGAATATTCCATTAAGTCTCTATGTGTCCGTTGCGGTGGGAGGAAGTGTGTTTGCTACTGTTGGCCTCCTTGTGCTCTTAGAATGGCAGTTAAATGGTGTGGAAGCACTCTTCATTTCAGCAGCTGCAGGTCTTTCTGTTGACTTTGTGGCCGATTATTGCATTTCATACAGCCTGGCCCCACACAATGACAGACTGGGCAGGGTTGCACATTCCCTGAAGAGAATGGGTTGCCCGGTAGCTACTGGTGCTGGGGCGTATTTTTGCGTGGGCATTATTATGTTACCCGCAACTGCATTGCTTTTCAGAAAGCTTGGGATCTTTCTTTTGCTTGTGAAGTGTGTTGCATGCGGCTTTGCCACTTTCTTCTTCCAGTCACTATGCTGCTTCTTTGGACCCCAGAAAAACTGCGGGAGAATAACCCTACCTTGTGTTACAAAACAAGCCACTGAAAATATACTGTCATCTTGTTCGGCTACAGAACCCGGGACCACCAATCCCGCAGCTAATGGGGCATTTGGCTGTGGCACAGGTTCTCAGGTTCGAAGAAGTTTTAATAAAGAAAGCGAAGGCTTTCTTGGCCCCAATCAGCAACACCATAGAAAGCGGCAACCAGTCGGTGGAAGGGAGCCAGAACAGTACGAACTGCAGCCACTTGCTTGCCAGCTGAGCGACAGCTTCGAGAATAGCACTTGCACCAGCAAGCTGTCCAACAGGCCTTCTGTACTTTCTGATGACATTCAGTTCTGTGGCCTTAGTCCAAGACAAGACTATGATCAAGTCAGCATTGAGGCTGACAGCGCAGAAATGTGTAGCAGACATCTTAAAGGTTGCAACCCACCTCCAGCACTCCAGACCTCATCTCCGTACAAAGAGAACATGTTGCGTCCTGTGGTTGCCCCTTCACAAGATGGATCTAAGAAAAAGGTTTTGTGCAAGAAATGTCGAGGCCAGTCGAGTGGCGGGCTTCAACTTTGGAACATGTCTTTGTCTTCTTCCTCTAGCATGGAAGAAATCAGGATCACTCAGACTACTGATACTGTCAATGAAAGGTCACTCTCAATAGATGAAGCCACAAGCTGTCATCTACACAACCGGCTTTTGTCATGTCAGTCTCAGAGCTCCATAGAGGGACTCGAAGACTCCAATGAGACCTTCTTAAGTGAGGTAGAACCTGGT is from Cyprinus carpio isolate SPL01 chromosome B17, ASM1834038v1, whole genome shotgun sequence and encodes:
- the disp2 gene encoding protein dispatched homolog 2 isoform X1, whose product is MDTVSMSRERDDAEITDSSTTEGPSQEAPQSEVPEVSLCPPDSDSTEPQTCSVMIEENQADSSSPLKSHSSTQLHRQVSHGSGYHSPQRKRCPCCGQQQSNQSNVCPGQMNAYHQADCLASPVKTVHSCSPSRLPSCHNKTQCHWLHESHDGSNHKPVQHHMVTVSRNAGLHRIPRSYSQVIVEYPMTVLILCTVVLFACSLAGILTGPLPDFSDPLLGFEPRGTDISIRLATWMRLQQNTGPGKSLSPFPWQLTERIAGEKTVESEPQSRERSRRMLRRDNTEHNFFCNAPGEHYAQLVFRSGNSASLWSLKAIHSMCQMEQSQIHSGTQFDKICQVRSELYGSMVKNECCPSWSLGNYLAVLNNISSCFSLTAQQVSESLSLLRFCAPYYHDGSLAASCTERSKFGRCASIPHRCKLSSIFQILHYLVDKDFLGPQTVEYKVPSLKYSMVFLPVKKGDPLMKIYLDHLEGHELTYNNTTITGMDLGIKQKLFKYYLARDSVYPVLAALALLFTMGLYLKSLFIAAMSLVAVILSLSTSYFFYKVAFRLTFFPLLNLASVLVLLGSCLNQALTFVDFWKLQLSQNPPAVPKKRMNRVLQEMGYLILVSGLTSSITFYSGYISSITAVRCYAVYLGSASLINTLFALIWLPCTLILQERYAVQASNPVAKAAWKPCCSKNTGGFWETSSRKRCLFTLRQKLRMLGRGFSDTSNLLFLKILPCGVVKFRYIWICWFAVLAAGGTYISCVDPGMKLPTSDSRTTQLFRSSHPFERYDAEYRHQFMFERMKQGEDEPMLMTLIWGIIPSDDGDHFDPKSNGSLALDPGFNMSSLQAQLWLRDLCGKIQNQSFYSPLSADQETVEDNVCFVEQLIHWVSIRRCSESEDAFSFCCNNIPFPFPPSVFEQCLSMMVAEQHAEGYSPSAGGLRFDSEGRITALVVIFKTEQLYSFNFSRMSQFYQEVLSWFNGEISKAPVGLQKGWFVSQLGLYDLQQCLSSETLEVAGFSVALTFVLLLLMTWNIPLSLYVSVAVGGSVFATVGLLVLLEWQLNGVEALFISAAAGLSVDFVADYCISYSLAPHNDRLGRVAHSLKRMGCPVATGAGAYFCVGIIMLPATALLFRKLGIFLLLVKCVACGFATFFFQSLCCFFGPQKNCGRITLPCVTKQATENILSSCSATEPGTTNPAANGAFGCGTGSQVRRSFNKESEGFLGPNQQHHRKRQPVGGREPEQYELQPLACQLSDSFENSTCTSKLSNRPSVLSDDIQFCGLSPRQDYDQVSIEADSAEMCSRHLKGCNPPPALQTSSPYKENMLRPVVAPSQDGSKKKVLCKKCRGQSSGGLQLWNMSLSSSSSMEEIRITQTTDTVNERSLSIDEATSCHLHNRLLSCQSQSSIEGLEDSNETFLSEVEPGILVPQAVKIEEELQPGHLNGKRDTLRLSLKETVYDLASPGSGRLRTTQSDVPVILPNSKPDMPDVWIKREGKGEGGS
- the disp2 gene encoding protein dispatched homolog 2 isoform X3; this translates as MRLQQNTGPGKSLSPFPWQLTERIAGEKTVESEPQSRERSRRMLRRDNTEHNFFCNAPGEHYAQLVFRSGNSASLWSLKAIHSMCQMEQSQIHSGTQFDKICQVRSELYGSMVKNECCPSWSLGNYLAVLNNISSCFSLTAQQVSESLSLLRFCAPYYHDGSLAASCTERSKFGRCASIPHRCKLSSIFQILHYLVDKDFLGPQTVEYKVPSLKYSMVFLPVKKGDPLMKIYLDHLEGHELTYNNTTITGMDLGIKQKLFKYYLARDSVYPVLAALALLFTMGLYLKSLFIAAMSLVAVILSLSTSYFFYKVAFRLTFFPLLNLASVLVLLGSCLNQALTFVDFWKLQLSQNPPAVPKKRMNRVLQEMGYLILVSGLTSSITFYSGYISSITAVRCYAVYLGSASLINTLFALIWLPCTLILQERYAVQASNPVAKAAWKPCCSKNTGGFWETSSRKRCLFTLRQKLRMLGRGFSDTSNLLFLKILPCGVVKFRYIWICWFAVLAAGGTYISCVDPGMKLPTSDSRTTQLFRSSHPFERYDAEYRHQFMFERMKQGEDEPMLMTLIWGIIPSDDGDHFDPKSNGSLALDPGFNMSSLQAQLWLRDLCGKIQNQSFYSPLSADQETVEDNVCFVEQLIHWVSIRRCSESEDAFSFCCNNIPFPFPPSVFEQCLSMMVAEQHAEGYSPSAGGLRFDSEGRITALVVIFKTEQLYSFNFSRMSQFYQEVLSWFNGEISKAPVGLQKGWFVSQLGLYDLQQCLSSETLEVAGFSVALTFVLLLLMTWNIPLSLYVSVAVGGSVFATVGLLVLLEWQLNGVEALFISAAAGLSVDFVADYCISYSLAPHNDRLGRVAHSLKRMGCPVATGAGAYFCVGIIMLPATALLFRKLGIFLLLVKCVACGFATFFFQSLCCFFGPQKNCGRITLPCVTKQATENILSSCSATEPGTTNPAANGAFGCGTGSQVRRSFNKESEGFLGPNQQHHRKRQPVGGREPEQYELQPLACQLSDSFENSTCTSKLSNRPSVLSDDIQFCGLSPRQDYDQVSIEADSAEMCSRHLKGCNPPPALQTSSPYKENMLRPVVAPSQDGSKKKVLCKKCRGQSSGGLQLWNMSLSSSSSMEEIRITQTTDTVNERSLSIDEATSCHLHNRLLSCQSQSSIEGLEDSNETFLSEVEPGILVPQAVKIEEELQPGHLNGKRDTLRLSLKETVYDLASPGSGRLRTTQSDVPVILPNSKPDMPDVWIKREGKGEGGS
- the disp2 gene encoding protein dispatched homolog 2 isoform X2, with product MDTVSMSRERDDAEITDSSTTEGPSQEAPQSEVPEVSLCPPDSDSTEPQTCSVMIEENQADSSSPLKSHSSTQLHRQVSHGSGYHSPQRKRCPCCGQQQSNQSNVCPGQMNAYHQADCLASPVKTVHSCSPSRLPSCHNKTQCHWLHESHDGSNHKPVQHHMVTVRNAGLHRIPRSYSQVIVEYPMTVLILCTVVLFACSLAGILTGPLPDFSDPLLGFEPRGTDISIRLATWMRLQQNTGPGKSLSPFPWQLTERIAGEKTVESEPQSRERSRRMLRRDNTEHNFFCNAPGEHYAQLVFRSGNSASLWSLKAIHSMCQMEQSQIHSGTQFDKICQVRSELYGSMVKNECCPSWSLGNYLAVLNNISSCFSLTAQQVSESLSLLRFCAPYYHDGSLAASCTERSKFGRCASIPHRCKLSSIFQILHYLVDKDFLGPQTVEYKVPSLKYSMVFLPVKKGDPLMKIYLDHLEGHELTYNNTTITGMDLGIKQKLFKYYLARDSVYPVLAALALLFTMGLYLKSLFIAAMSLVAVILSLSTSYFFYKVAFRLTFFPLLNLASVLVLLGSCLNQALTFVDFWKLQLSQNPPAVPKKRMNRVLQEMGYLILVSGLTSSITFYSGYISSITAVRCYAVYLGSASLINTLFALIWLPCTLILQERYAVQASNPVAKAAWKPCCSKNTGGFWETSSRKRCLFTLRQKLRMLGRGFSDTSNLLFLKILPCGVVKFRYIWICWFAVLAAGGTYISCVDPGMKLPTSDSRTTQLFRSSHPFERYDAEYRHQFMFERMKQGEDEPMLMTLIWGIIPSDDGDHFDPKSNGSLALDPGFNMSSLQAQLWLRDLCGKIQNQSFYSPLSADQETVEDNVCFVEQLIHWVSIRRCSESEDAFSFCCNNIPFPFPPSVFEQCLSMMVAEQHAEGYSPSAGGLRFDSEGRITALVVIFKTEQLYSFNFSRMSQFYQEVLSWFNGEISKAPVGLQKGWFVSQLGLYDLQQCLSSETLEVAGFSVALTFVLLLLMTWNIPLSLYVSVAVGGSVFATVGLLVLLEWQLNGVEALFISAAAGLSVDFVADYCISYSLAPHNDRLGRVAHSLKRMGCPVATGAGAYFCVGIIMLPATALLFRKLGIFLLLVKCVACGFATFFFQSLCCFFGPQKNCGRITLPCVTKQATENILSSCSATEPGTTNPAANGAFGCGTGSQVRRSFNKESEGFLGPNQQHHRKRQPVGGREPEQYELQPLACQLSDSFENSTCTSKLSNRPSVLSDDIQFCGLSPRQDYDQVSIEADSAEMCSRHLKGCNPPPALQTSSPYKENMLRPVVAPSQDGSKKKVLCKKCRGQSSGGLQLWNMSLSSSSSMEEIRITQTTDTVNERSLSIDEATSCHLHNRLLSCQSQSSIEGLEDSNETFLSEVEPGILVPQAVKIEEELQPGHLNGKRDTLRLSLKETVYDLASPGSGRLRTTQSDVPVILPNSKPDMPDVWIKREGKGEGGS